The DNA sequence ATCAAGATCGAAAAAACATCGCAAGTGTCTTTTACAATCGTTTAAATCAAAATATGCCTTTGCAAAGCAATATTGCAATTTTGTATGCTCAAGGAAAGCTTGGTCAAAAGACAACCTTAGCAGAAGACGCTGCGATTGATACTAATATTGATTCGCCTTACAATGTTTATAAAAATACCGGTTTAATGCCTGGTCCTGTAGACAATCCTAGTCTTTCTGCTATTGAAGCGACTGTCAATCCAGCCAAAACGGATTATCTTTACTTCGTAGCTAATACAGAAACAGGAAATGTTTATTTCGCAAATACCTATGAAGAACATGAAAAAAATGTTCAAGAACATGTTAATAGTAAATTGACACAATCAAGTAGTTCAAATTAAAAAAGCGGGACAAAATCGTAACTTTTAAAACTTGATTTTGTTCTACTTCTGATCAATGATGTATAAGTCTAAAAAGATTGCTACAAGTGTATTTTAGACTAGATGAAGAATGCACCTTGCAAAGCAAGCGAATATTAAAAAGAAGCTGGGACGAAAGTCTCCAGCTTCAAAGTATAAAGTATATAGTTATAATAAACCAACGGCGCAGCTACTGATTGCTCAAAGCATTGCTTTGAGGTGGCGGATAGAACTTGTAAAGCAAATCTCAAAGTTGTTTGCTTTTGAAGCTCGGAAGAACACTTTTGACAAAAACTTTGTTTTCTTTATCCACCACCTCAACAGTCTCCCAGACTGTTGAGCAACCCTGCGGGGGTGAGACTAGGAACTAAAATTTTCAAGATGAGTTCTGTCCCACTCCCTCTTTATTTTAAAAATAGAAAGAAGAAAAAACAATGGCAGAAAAAACTTATCCCATGACCCTTGAAGAAAAGGAAAAACTTGAAAAAGAATTAGAAGAATTAAAACTAGTTCGCCGTCCAGAAGTGGTAGAACGTATTAAAATAGCTCGTTCTTATGGTGACTTATCAGAAAATAGTGAGTATGAAGCAGCCAAAGATGAGCAGGCTTTTGTTGAAGGACAAATCTCAAGTCTGGAAACTAAGATTCGTTACGCTGAAATTGTAAATAGCGATGCAGTGGCACAAGATGAAATTGCTATCGGTAAGACCGTTACGATTCAAGAAGTTGGTGAAACGGATGAAGAAGTCTATATGATTGTGGGTGCAGCAGGAGCAGATGCTTTTGCTGGAAAGGTTTCTAATGAAAGTCCTATTGGACAAGCTCTAATTGGCAAGAAAACAGGCGATACTGCTACAGTTGAAACACCTGTGGGCAGTTATGATGTAAAAATCCTAAAAGTCGAAAAAACAGCTTAAAAAATAAAGGATTGGGATAGGTTGATGGCTGCGATAGCAACTATGAAACCTGTCCCAAATTCTTATCTATTTGATACAAAGTTTAGAGGAGAAAAATATGTCCCGTAAATCTCAAGTAATTTTAACTAATATGTGTCTGATTGAAGACGATCAGAATCGCATTGTCATGCAGATTCGTGACCCCAAGATGTATTCTTGGTCAGGAGCAGCTTTACCTGGTGGACATATAGAAGAAAAGGAGAGCCTCCACCAAGCAGTTGTGCGTGAAATTTATGAAGAAACGGGACTAACAATCCATCATCCTAGACTGGTTGGTATGAAACATTGGTACACGGCAGAAGGCATTCGTTATCTGGTCTTTCTTTATCGCACAAATGAATTTTCAGGACATCTCCGCTCATCAGAAGAAGGTGAAGTTAAGTGGGTGGCGCGTGAAGAGTTGGACACTCTCGAATTGGCTTATGATTTAAAAAATTTGCTACGTATTTTTGATGATAAATCGTTGTCAGAATTGTTTTATAGTGAACGCTTAGAAAATGATTTTGTTCGTGAATTTTGGTAAGTTTATTTTGAAATGAGAATATTCTGTCGTTCAAGTTGATATTTGAAGTTTACTGTTTTATCGGAACACGAAATATTCCTACATGTAATTATTTGAATCATTTTATAAATTTTTTTGCCCTAATCGTTGATTTGTAGTAGTAATATTAGCAAATCTTGTCCTTTATCAGTCAGAGAATACTGGGTGTGGAGCGGCCATGTTTTAAAGTCTTCTCTAGCGATAAGCTTGTGTTGCATTAGGTCGTCTAAAGAGCGAATTAGCATAGTTTTTGTGATGCCTTCTACTTCACGTTGTAATTGGTTAAAACGTATCGGTTCGTGCTTCGAGATGCTCCAAAAGATCTGGAGTTTCCATTTTCCTGAAAGAGCATCCATGACGCTAGTTAAACCGCAGTTCCAATTTGGTTTTGTTTGCACAGTCTTTCTCCTTTTAAGTAGGTCACAAAAAAGTGCCTACTGTTTTTTTCTCGTTAACTCTATTATAATAAAGCTATCTTAATAAAACAAGGAGGCTTATAATGAATAACTATTTACACTTTTTAGATGAGCGTGTATCCGTTCGGCAGTTTGATCCTGATGCCATTTTATCAAACGATCTTATCAAGGAAATGCTAAAGCATGCTAGCTATGCTCCATCCAGCAACAATTTCCAACCTTGGCGCGTTGTGGTTGTTAAAAACAAGAAAAAGCAAAAAGAGCTAAAGAGACTATCAGCTCACCAACCACAAGTTGAGACAGCTTCAGCGGTATTTCTTCTGTTTGGGGATAAAGAGTCCTATAATTTAGAGAGATGGCAGGCTTTTCATTTGAAAAAAGGAGTCATTACAGAGGATAATGCGGCTGAACGCACTAATAGAATTCGTCAGTATTTTGCTCTTCACCCTGAAGACAAGGAGATTGAGGGATTGCGATTGGATGTTGGTCTATTTGCTATGAATCTCATGCAGGTGGTGCGAGCTTTTGGCTATGATAGCGTACCTATGTGGGGTGTTGATTTTGAGGCAATAAAAACTTATCTCAAAGTACCGAATGATTGGGAACCAATTTTGATGCTGCCAGTGGGAAAGGCCTTGCAGGCGGGTTATCCACATGTGAGAAAGTCTGTTGAAGAATTTGCCGAAATCATTGAATAGAATAATGTTGTGAGTAATAAAAACATAATATACTATTCAAAGATGACTAACTCAAATATGTGTAAGGCTAGCTTTTGGATTTGTCCAGTCGCTTTATAGATGATAATGCTACAAGATTATTTAATTTCATTATCTTGCAATAATAAATAGATAAAGAGATATGATATCGATAATTGAGAGTATAGGTAATTTAGTTAAGAGTGAAAAAATATTTAGCAAGTTCGACCTATTTACGATAACCTTACAAATTTATTCCATTGAATTAATAAAATGAAATTCCAATACTTCTAATTTATTTCTTTCAATATAGAGACAAATTACTTTTTCAAGTAATCAAGCTTGCTCAATGTTTAAAAATAGCAACGGAACTCTAACTAAAGTATTCATTATTATTGTAAAAAGAAAAACTGAAGAAAAGTCCCTGAAACAGACTTTTCTTCAGTTTAAGCTGGAATGATTGTTCCAGCTCTTTTGTTTATCTTGAACGTTGTTTTCCAGCGTTACGATTTTTCTTTTTATTTTGTTTTCTATTTTCAATAACGGCCTGTGCTTGAGGTATCACATCTTTTTTACGACCAGAATTTTTAATGGCTTTAGGTGGATTATTTTTGTATTCTTCAGCTACGCGTTTTCTGAGCTGAGGACGGATGTAATGATTGATAATCAATTGTTGGATAATCATGATGAAACCACCGACTACCCAGTAAAGTGTAACACCTGCTGGAGCTGTGAACGAGAAGATGACAATCATGAGCGGACTCATATACATCATTTTCTTCATTTGCTCTTTTTGAACCTCATCAACGCCGACAAGGGTCAAAGCAGATTGAATGAAATACAGAATTCCGACGATAATGGTGAGAAGAATGCTGGCTTTTCCGAGTGGAATTCCTAGGAATACACTCTTAGCTACTCCTTCAGTATATTGAGCAGAGAAGTAAAGGGCAGAGAAAAATGGCAATTGAATCAGGAGAGGAAGACATCCGATACCTCCGAGCATATTGACACCATTTTCTTTTTGAGCAGCCATGAGTGCTTGCTGAGCAGCCAGTTTTTCTTCTTGTGTTTCCGCATTCTTCATGCGTTCTTGGATAGGCTCAAAAATAGGCTTCAAGTAATTCATCTTTTCTGATTGATAAGTTGATTTCCAAGACTGATAGAGTCCAAGTGGAAGGATAATCAGGCGCACAATCAAGGTAACGATGATAATGGCCATACCAAAACCAAGTCCCATATTATTAGCAAAATACTGAATGGCAAGGCTCATTGGTCTTCCGATAATATCCCAGACAAATCCAGCAGGCTTACCATCTTTTACTTGCACACATCCTGAGAGGAGCAGAAGCATAGATAACCCTAATCCTGAGAATAAGATACGATTTAATTTTTTCACGTGTTTGTTTCCTTTTTCTAAAAAATAATACCTTTCTATTCTACTGTTTTTTTCCTAAATATACAATAGTTCTTGGGACCTAATTTGCAATTTTAAAATCTGAATAGGAATCAAAATTAGCCATTGTGACATCTAAATAGCTGACTTTTGAAAATGGCGTTGGTCCTTTGCGGATTTCTTGGATAAATTTTGCCATGAGTGCAGGATTCTTCGCTTGTGCTAAAATCTCTACAGTTCCGTCTTCATTATTCCAAACGCGCCCTGTGATACCGCCGATTTCTGTGGCAAGTGTGTAAACACCCCAACGAAAGCCGACACCTTGCACGCGACCTTGTGCGATCATTCTTACTTTTTGCATGTGAGCCTCCTTTTTGTGATATAATAGTTCTATGAATATTATAACCTCAAAAGCTAATAATGTGGTAAAAAATACTAAAAAATTACTTCAAAAAAAATATCGGAAAGACTCATACTTAATTGAGGGCTGGCATTTATTTGAAGAAGCAGTCAATGCACAAGCTAACATTCAGCATATTTTTGTTTTAGAAGAATTTGTCGACAGAGTGCAGGATTTTCCTCAAGTTCATGTAGTGACAGCAGAAATTTTGGCGGATTTGGCTGATTCCAAAACACCGCAGGGCATCGTGGCAGAAATTGCTTTTGAAAAACAGATGCTTCCTTCCGTTCTCAAAGGGAAATATCTTTTTTTAGAAGATGTGCAAGATCCGGGGAATGTGGGCACGATTATCCGAACAGCTGATGCGGCTGGTTATGACGGGGTGTTTATTTCGCAGCATTCAGCAGATATTTACAATCTGAAAACTCTACGCTCCATGCAAGGCAGTCACTTTCATTTGCCTATTTACCGAGTAAAAACAGCAGATTTTCTTGACCTTGCTAAACAGGCACAATTGCCGATATTGGCAACAACGCTTTCAAAAGATTCGATGGATTATCGGAAGTTAGCACCACTGTCGAATTTTGCTCTTGTGTTGGGAAATGAAGGACAGGGCATTAGTTCTGAAATGGCAGAAGCAGCTGATTACCTCATTCATATTTCGATGAAAGGACAAGCTGAGAGTTTAAATGTCGCCGTGGCAGCAGGTATTCTCATCTTTGCTTTAAGCTAAAATTTAGAAATATATTTATAATTAGAAGCACATGGAGGTGGTTCTATGCTTTATAAAGAAGACAAAGAGTATATGGAGCATGTTGGACAATTGATTGCTCAACCACGCGTCCAGAAATTAAAAACCATAACACACCATATTTATTCCAATCGCTTGGAGCATTCGATTCATGTTAGTTATACGAGCTATAAAATTGCTAAAAAATTAGGTTGGGATGCAAAAAGTACCGCGCGTGGTGGTCTTCTGCACGATATGTTTTACTACGATTGGCGGGAAACGAAATTTAATAAAAGCCATGCTTGGGTACACCCTCGTTTAGCAGTACGAAATGCACGGAAAGTAACCAATTTAAATAAAGTAGAAGAAGACATCATTATCAAACACATGTGGGGTGCAACAGTAGCACCACCACGGTATAAAGAAGGCTATATTGTCACTATGGTGGATAAATACTGGGCAATCAAGGAAGCCATGGCGCCAGTTCGGAAAAGAATGGCTAAAAGAAGACTTTTCCATCGAAAAATGTTAAAATCGTAACATATCATAATAAAGGAGAGAGCTTATGAACAATACAGTTATTCAAGAAAATAGTGGTATCAATAGTTTTTATGCAAAAGTATAC is a window from the Streptococcus anginosus subsp. whileyi MAS624 genome containing:
- the greA gene encoding transcription elongation factor GreA, which gives rise to MAEKTYPMTLEEKEKLEKELEELKLVRRPEVVERIKIARSYGDLSENSEYEAAKDEQAFVEGQISSLETKIRYAEIVNSDAVAQDEIAIGKTVTIQEVGETDEEVYMIVGAAGADAFAGKVSNESPIGQALIGKKTGDTATVETPVGSYDVKILKVEKTA
- a CDS encoding HDIG domain-containing metalloprotein, with translation MLYKEDKEYMEHVGQLIAQPRVQKLKTITHHIYSNRLEHSIHVSYTSYKIAKKLGWDAKSTARGGLLHDMFYYDWRETKFNKSHAWVHPRLAVRNARKVTNLNKVEEDIIIKHMWGATVAPPRYKEGYIVTMVDKYWAIKEAMAPVRKRMAKRRLFHRKMLKS
- a CDS encoding acylphosphatase, with product MQKVRMIAQGRVQGVGFRWGVYTLATEIGGITGRVWNNEDGTVEILAQAKNPALMAKFIQEIRKGPTPFSKVSYLDVTMANFDSYSDFKIAN
- a CDS encoding nitroreductase family protein, with product MNNYLHFLDERVSVRQFDPDAILSNDLIKEMLKHASYAPSSNNFQPWRVVVVKNKKKQKELKRLSAHQPQVETASAVFLLFGDKESYNLERWQAFHLKKGVITEDNAAERTNRIRQYFALHPEDKEIEGLRLDVGLFAMNLMQVVRAFGYDSVPMWGVDFEAIKTYLKVPNDWEPILMLPVGKALQAGYPHVRKSVEEFAEIIE
- a CDS encoding 8-oxo-dGTP diphosphatase; translated protein: MSRKSQVILTNMCLIEDDQNRIVMQIRDPKMYSWSGAALPGGHIEEKESLHQAVVREIYEETGLTIHHPRLVGMKHWYTAEGIRYLVFLYRTNEFSGHLRSSEEGEVKWVAREELDTLELAYDLKNLLRIFDDKSLSELFYSERLENDFVREFW
- a CDS encoding TrmH family RNA methyltransferase — protein: MNIITSKANNVVKNTKKLLQKKYRKDSYLIEGWHLFEEAVNAQANIQHIFVLEEFVDRVQDFPQVHVVTAEILADLADSKTPQGIVAEIAFEKQMLPSVLKGKYLFLEDVQDPGNVGTIIRTADAAGYDGVFISQHSADIYNLKTLRSMQGSHFHLPIYRVKTADFLDLAKQAQLPILATTLSKDSMDYRKLAPLSNFALVLGNEGQGISSEMAEAADYLIHISMKGQAESLNVAVAAGILIFALS
- a CDS encoding winged helix-turn-helix transcriptional regulator, which codes for MQTKPNWNCGLTSVMDALSGKWKLQIFWSISKHEPIRFNQLQREVEGITKTMLIRSLDDLMQHKLIAREDFKTWPLHTQYSLTDKGQDLLILLLQIND
- the yidC gene encoding membrane protein insertase YidC, whose translation is MKKLNRILFSGLGLSMLLLLSGCVQVKDGKPAGFVWDIIGRPMSLAIQYFANNMGLGFGMAIIIVTLIVRLIILPLGLYQSWKSTYQSEKMNYLKPIFEPIQERMKNAETQEEKLAAQQALMAAQKENGVNMLGGIGCLPLLIQLPFFSALYFSAQYTEGVAKSVFLGIPLGKASILLTIIVGILYFIQSALTLVGVDEVQKEQMKKMMYMSPLMIVIFSFTAPAGVTLYWVVGGFIMIIQQLIINHYIRPQLRKRVAEEYKNNPPKAIKNSGRKKDVIPQAQAVIENRKQNKKKNRNAGKQRSR